The Phoenix dactylifera cultivar Barhee BC4 chromosome 15, palm_55x_up_171113_PBpolish2nd_filt_p, whole genome shotgun sequence genome contains a region encoding:
- the LOC120113301 gene encoding uncharacterized protein LOC120113301 gives MATLAPGILLKLLDGMNTGKAAKLTGEHRNALLQVTDIVPADLDEKDLWPRHGFFIKVSDSCHSIYVSLPSDQDDLVLSNKLQLGQFVYAGSLEPGSPVPVIMGVKPLPGRHPLVGTPEPVVAAKGSHRQRGSWGPDQNRTGGAPSPEVVKPTALVSAGKTPVKDRARSTQVSPLVSGRVAPRSSVSGALLSKMADLKEASSASLRKSCVFSKSSRSKTLCERNPKIPKSLFPTEKNATTFTTRLRSAAKAEDFSSASDEQQEDNSVTSNQESSGNRLQLPRKLSTLGKEAIQRKEAAGKVALQALRDASATETIVRILKMFSDLSTAARPEAPAACFDRFLSFHQEIVQAMTDLETIRAATSISETNKESTAVKPSEKDDQAIILQERAHNSINGDGQENMKSKRRAVVSNSVSFGPETSELKVSLVKHRRSSGNQKTSSGRKGVDDGIDKDENKAPSPSLGGSIKLAKNIRDEAALWFMEFLEAALESGLKKTRGSMGVGGRKSGCCPQSLILRVINWVEVELPKNPVHPRVTQIARKLRIKAKNP, from the exons ATGGCGACACTGGCACCAGGGATTCTATTGAAGCTTCTCGATGGCATGAACACCGGAAAAGCTGCCAAACTAACCGGGGAGCACCGAAATGCTCTCTTGCAGGTGACCGACATCGTCCCAGCGGACCTCGATGAGAAGGATCTCTGGCCGAGGCACGGATTCTTCATCAAAGTATCAGATTCCTGCCACTCCATCTATGTCAGCCTGCCATCCGATCAAGATGACCTTGTGCTCAGCAACAAGCTGCAGCTTGGCCAGTTCGTCTATGCCGGCAGCTTAGAGCCAGGATCACCGGTTCCAGTTATCATGGGAGTGAAGCCGCTCCCCGGAAGACACCCTCTGGTGGGCACGCCGGAACCCGTCGTCGCAGCGAAAGGCAGCCACCGCCAAAGAGGCTCATGGGGGCCGGACCAAAACCGGACCGGCGGTGCTCCCTCACCGGAGGTCGTCAAGCCGACCGCACTGGTATCCGCCGGGAAAACCCCTGTTAAGGATCGGGCACGAAGTACTCAGGTTTCGCCGCTGGTTAGCGGAAGAGTGGCCCCAAGATCGTCAGTAAGCGGAGCGCTTCTGTCCAAGATGGCAGACTTAAAGGAAGCAAGCTCAGCTTCACTAAGGAAAAGCTGCGTCTTCTCCAAGTCCTCGAGGAGCAAGACCCTGTGCGAGCGCAATCCTAAAATCCCGAAGAGTCTCTTCCCCACT GAGAAGAATGCAACAACTTTCACAACTAGATTGAGAAGCGCTGCTAAAGCTGAAGATTTCTCCTCAGCGTCTGATGAGCAACAAGAAGACAATTCAGTGACATCTAACCAAGAAAGCTCGGGAAATCGCTTGCAATTACCTAGAAAGCTCAGCACACTAGGAAAG GAGGCGATTCAGCGCAAAGAAGCAGCTGGGAAGGTAGCTCTTCAAGCGCTGCGAGATGCTTCTGCCACAGAAACTATAGTTCGGATCCTCAA GATGTTCTCAGACTTGAGCACTGCTGCGAGACCAGAAGCTCCAGCTGCTTGCTTCGATCGGTTCCTAAGCTTTCATCAAGAGATTGTGCAGGCAATGACTGACCTGGAGACGATTCGAGCAGCTACTTCAATTAGCGAGACAAATAAGGAGTCGACAGCAGTGAAACCAAGCGAGAAGGATGATCAAGCCATAATCCTGCAAGAGAGAGCACATAATTCAATCAACGGAGATGGGCAGGAAAATATGAAATCCAAGAGAAGAGCAGTTGTTTCTAATTCAGTTTCATTTGGCCCTGAAACAAGTGAGTTAAAAGTAAGCCTCGTCAAGCACCGGAGATCGAGTGGGAACCAAAAGACTTCTTCAGGTAGGAAAGGAGTGGATGATGGCATCGATAAAGATGAGAACAAAGCACCGTCTCCTAGCTTGGGTGGCTCGATAAAGTTGGCGAAGAATATACGAGATGAAGCTGCACTTTGGTTTATGGAGTTCCTGGAGGCGGCATTGGAATCAGGCCTGAAGAAAACAAGAGGTTCTATGGGTGTTGGTGGACGGAAGTCTGGATGCTGCCCGCAGTCATTGATACTGAGGGTAATCAACTGGGTAGAGGTGGAGCTTCCCAAGAATCCAGTCCATCCTAGAGTAACACAGATAGCAAGAAAACTAAGGATAAAAGCAAAGAATCCTTGA
- the LOC103705848 gene encoding transcription factor bHLH162, translating to MKSSSGGSAAKMERKTVEKNRRMHMKSLCMKLASLIPKEHISTSKDVLTQQDHLDVATSYIKKLQDRIENLKQRRELRTSIDGINNDMSSGMTIGIRLPVIEVRHQDSNLEVVLISGLDKRFMFHEVISILEEEGAEVVSASFSAVGDKIFHVIHSKAVSSRIGLEVSRVSERLKELVQ from the exons atgAAGAGTTCTAGTGGTGGCTCAGCAGCTAAGATGGAGAGGAAGACAGTGGAGAAGAACAGGAGAATGCACATGAAAAGCCTCTGCATGAAGCTCGCCTCTCTCATCCCAAAAGAACACATAAGCACCTCCAAG GATGTTTTGACACAACAAGATCACTTGGATGTGGCCACATCGTACATTAAAAAGCTTCAAGATAGGATTGAAAACTTGAAGCAAAGGAGGGAATTGCGAACAAGCATCGATGGAATCAACAACGATATGAGCAGTGGGATGACGATAGGCATTAGGCTGCCCGTGATTGAAGTAAGACATCAAGATTCGAACTTGGAGGTCGTTTTGATAAGTGGGCTTGACAAGAGGTTCATGTTCCATGAGGTGATCAGTATCCTTGAGGAAGAAGGCGCAGAAGTTGTCAGTGCAAGCTTCTCTGCTGTTGGTGACAAGATCTTTCACGTAATTCACTCCAAG GCAGTTAGCTCTAGAATCGGCTTGGAGGTTTCAAGGGTATCTGAGAGACTAAAGGAGTTGGTTCAATGA
- the LOC108511046 gene encoding LOW QUALITY PROTEIN: NADH-ubiquinone oxidoreductase chain 1 (The sequence of the model RefSeq protein was modified relative to this genomic sequence to represent the inferred CDS: inserted 3 bases in 2 codons; substituted 1 base at 1 genomic stop codon): MLMLLSTCEVMAFVQRRKGXYVVGSFGLLQPLADGLKLILKEPISPSSVNFSLFRMAPVATFMLSLVAWAVVPFDYDLVLSXLLYLFAISSLGVXEIITVGRSIISGGSSSVTYNWRTN, from the exons ATGTTGATGTTGTTATCTACGTGTGAAGTAATGGCTTTTGTGCAACGTCGAAAGG CTTATGTAGTAGGATCGTTCGGATTGTTACAACCTCTAGCAGATGGTTTGAAATTGATTCTAAAAGAACCTATTTCACCAAGTAGTGTTAATTTCTCCCTTTTTAGAATGGCTCCAGTGGCGACATTTATGTTAAGTCTGGTCGCTTGGGCCGTTGTACCTTTTGATTATGATTTGGTATTGTC GTTACTTTATCTGTTTGCCATATCTTCGTTAGGTGTTTAAGAAATTATTACAGTAGGTCGGTCTATAATTAGCGGGGGCAGCAGTTCGGTCACCTATAATTGGCGGACCAATTAG